In a single window of the Danio aesculapii chromosome 20, fDanAes4.1, whole genome shotgun sequence genome:
- the LOC130247902 gene encoding uncharacterized protein LOC130247902 gives MDPLLPTLSIVDTSVPQDRQQCFLKASKDAKTLASRNRCFERNTSQDKKTACEEAKKRCQHITCAPSEVQYLGQLILNFGKYNGQSFKWLVENDVGYIKYVLDIHIKERRHQGRKEGPGEYIKDLLLQYVQLFPQVSCHLEVNVDRAIYGQGRFRSFTFLEMWQWYSLHKTLQADPQAGSAQEKKMAQEAFCSVRQWLTMKEEDISKPPEDRPLPAAAASSSSSGSRGDGGWADDALLVEALSAFEAQAVEDKGGLPKKPLSSSERQGGAYTPEYSFVSKDGEAVQNV, from the exons ATGGATCCACTGTTGCCCACCCTGAGCATCGTTGACACCAGTGTGCCACAGGACAGACAACAGTGCTTTCTTAAAGCATCGAAGGACGCCAAGACCCTGGCCTCTCGCAACAGGTGCTTCGAGCGGAACACTAGCCAGGACAAAAAAACTGCTTGTGAGGAAG CTAAAAAAAGATGCCAGCACATTACTTGTGCGCCATCGGAGGTCCAGTATCTCGGCCAGCTCATTTTAAACTTTGGCAAATACAATGGCCAAAGTTTTAAATGGCTGGTGGAGAACGACGTTGGCTACATTAAATA TGTGCTGGATATACACATCAAGGAGCGTCGCCATCAAGGAAGAAAAGAGGGCCCAGGTGAGTATATAAAGGATCTTCTGTTACAGTATGTGCAACTGTTTCCACAGGTTTCCTGCCACCTCGAGGTCAACGTCGACAGGGCCATCTACGGTCAGGGCCGCTTCAGATCTTTCACGTTCCTGGAGATGTGGCAGTGGTACAGCCTGCACAAGACCCTGCAGGCTGATCCACAAGCTGGCAGTGCCCAAGAAAAGAAGATGGCACAGGAGGCGTTCTGCTCTGTGCGGCAGTGGCTGACGATGAAGGAGGAGGACATCAGC AAACCCCCAGAAGACAGGCCTCTTCCTGCAGCGGCGGCCAGCTCCAGCTCGTCGGGATCTAGAGGTGATGGTGGATGGGCGGATGATGCGCTACTGGTGGAAGCCCTCAGTGCTTTTGAAGCACAAG caGTGGAGGACAAAGGCGGTCTGCCGAAGAAACCACTCAGCTCCTCTGAAAGACAAG GTGGTGCATATACTCCTGAATACAGTTTTGTGAGCAAAGATGGGGAGGCTGTGCAAAACGTATGA